In a genomic window of Gadus chalcogrammus isolate NIFS_2021 chromosome 17, NIFS_Gcha_1.0, whole genome shotgun sequence:
- the cd68 gene encoding uncharacterized protein cd68, whose protein sequence is MKCGLLFLVVLCTAASVAEDFIKSSPPAPAIAEFQFSTPQVGTEELANTMEQKKKTTKRHTTKPKPITPTTIQPNTTTTKKPTTTKKPTTTTAKPTTTTAKPTTTTAKPTTTTAKPPTTTAKPTTTTAKPTTTTAKPTTTTAKPTTTTAKPTTTTAKPTTTTAKPTPTTAKPTTTTAKPPTTTGEPNTTTAKPTTTTGKPTTTVKPVPPTPTPSAHLIMGKYNITKNGSMCQLAQMALQIRLVSDKVNGTFIVQPVLTNTTSSACQEKTASLNITFGEGFILFIYEKNTTGNSVYVKEVSFSLFYPFGTAAVKYSQRNDSLHLFAAQVGHSYSCRNESIYMGKGLYLDVNQDRMQAFNFTKSNEFGVSDPCPADVPTYSVAIAVGVILLVLIIVVVLAYVVGRRRRANSYQAL, encoded by the exons ATGAAGTGCGGacttttgtttttggttgttttgtgcACTGCTGCTTCGG TTGCTGAGGACTTTATAAAAAGCAGCCCTCCTGCCCCGGCGATCGCTGAGTTCCAGTTCAGCACCCCTCAAGTGGGGACCGAAGAGTTGGCAAACACaatggagcagaagaagaagacaacTAAACGGCACACCACGAAACCAAAGCCAATCACCCCGACAACGATACAGCCAAACACCACGACAACGAAAAAGCCCACCACAACGAAAAAGCCCACCACAACGACTGCAAAGCCCACCACAACGACTGCAAAGCCCACCACAACGACTGCAAAGCCCACCACAACGACTGCAAAGCCCCCCACAACGACCGCAAAGCCCACCACAACGACTGCAAAGCCCACCACAACGACCGCAAAGCCCACCACAACGACTGCAAAGCCCACCACAACGACCGCAAAGCCCACCACAACGACCGCAAAGCCCACCACAACGACTGCAAAGCCCACCCCAACGACTGCAAAGCCCACCACAACGACTGCGAAGCCCCCCACAACGACTGGAGAGCCCAACACAACGACTGCAAAGCCCACCACAACCACTGGGaagcccaccaccaccgtcaaACCGGTGCCTCCCACACCAACACCTTCTGCCCACTTGATCATGGGAAAATACAACATCACCAAAAACGGCTCCATGTGTCAGCTGGCTCAAATGGCTTTACAGATCCGCCTGGTGTCTGACAAG GTCAACGGAACCTTTATTGTTCAGCCAGTCCTGACGAATACAACCTCTTCAGCTTGTCAGGAAAAAACTGCCTCTCTTAACATTACCTTTGGGGAAGGGTTCATATTGTTCATATACGAGAAG AACACCACCGGAAATAGCgtctatgtgaaggaagtgtcCTTCAGCCTCTTCTACCCCTTCGGCACAGCAG CTGTCAAGTACTCCCAGCGCAACGATTCCCTGCATCTGTTCGCTGCCCAGGTGGGTCACTCCTACTCCTGTAGGAACGAGTCCATCTACATGGGCAAGGGACTCTACCTGGACGTCAATCAAGACCGGATGCAGGCCTTCAACTTCACCAAAAGCAATGAGTTTGGCGTTT CCGACCCCTGCCCGGCGGACGTCCCCACTTACAGCGTGGCCATCGCTGTGGGGGTCATCCTCCTGGTACTCATCATCGTCGTGGTGTTGGCCTACGTAGTGGGCAGAAGAAG
- the ing2 gene encoding inhibitor of growth protein 2, with protein sequence MLGHHHYPNAEKSQQLINYVEDYLECVESLPLDIQRNVSLLREIDSKYQEVLQEVDDVFERYKGEQDAAQRKRLQGQLQRALILSQELGDEKIHVVTQMTELVENRSRQMDSHSQCLQEPAESERPPAAVERRSGPPQEPPAPPERSSARRPRRQRNSESRDSCHNSANGSLADDPVDEPPSSQPREKKSKSAKKKKRKAKQERDASPVDFAIDPNEPTYCLCEQVSYGEMIGCDNEQCPIEWFHFSCVGLTYKPKGKWYCPKCRGDSEKTMDKSLDKNRKDRRSR encoded by the exons ATGTTAGGCCACCACCACTATCCAAATGCGGAGAAATCCCAACAATTGATCAACTATGTGGAGGATTATCTGGAATGTGTTGAGTCCCTTCCTCTGGACATACAAAGAAATGTTTCTCTGCTACGCGAAATAGATTCAAAGTATCAAG AGGTGCTCCAGGAGGTCGACGACGTGTTTGAGCGCTACAAGGGCGAGCAGGACGCCGCTCAACGCAAGCGGCTCCAGGGGCAGCTGCAGCGCGCGCTCATCCTCAGCCAGGAGCTAGGCGATGAGAAGATCCACGTGGTCACCCAGATGACCGAGCTGGTGGAGAACCGCTCGCGGCAGATGGACAGCCACTCCCAGTGCCTCCAGGAGCCCGCCGAGTCGGAGCGGCCCCCCGCCGCGGTCGAGAGGCGCTCCGGGCCCCCCCAGGAGCCCCCGGCGCCGCCCGAGCGCTCGTCCGCCCGCCGGCCCCGGCGCCAGCGCAACAGCGAGAGCCGGGACTCGTGCCACAATTCGGCCAACGGCTCGCTGGCGGACGACCCGGTGGACGAGCCTCCGAGCTCGCAGCCCCGCGAGAAGAAGTCCAAGTcggcgaagaagaagaagcgcaAGGCCAAGCAGGAGCGCGACGCGTCGCCCGTGGACTTCGCCATCGACCCCAACGAGCCCACCTACTGCCTGTGCGAGCAGGTGTCCTACGGCGAGATGATCGGCTGCGACAACGAGCAGTGTCCCATCGAGTGGTTCCACTTCTCCTGCGTGGGCCTCACCTACAAGCCCAAGGGCAAGTGGTACTGTCCCAAGTGCCGGGGGGACAGCGAAAAGACAATGGACAAAAGCCTGGACAAGAACAGAAAGGACCGACGGTCGAGGTAG
- the LOC130369910 gene encoding RWD domain-containing protein 4-like yields the protein MTANEDQEMELEVLRSIYEGDECFKEISPVSFQYRVGELDDTKAFILDFTWPESYPATAPQISLVAFFNNRISSLTKQQIVSKVEEQAEASLGEAMMYTLFEWAKENQESLMEDHQPVVTAVISNDTTATEGKKKEKKEQLTKSQKRRITCRTDNKGEMPRGWDWCDVIKVCFFFILFLPFTPLDGNG from the exons ATGACAGCCAACGAGGATCAAGAG atggaGTTGGAGGTTCTCCGCTCCATCTACGAGGGGGATGAGTGTTTCAAAGAGATCAGCCCTGTGTCCTTTCAGTACAGG GTGGGAGAACTTGATGACACCAAAGCCTTCATTCTTGATTTCACGTGGCCGGAATCCTACCCAGCTACCGCCCCTCAGATATCCCTAGTTGCATTTTTTAATAACAGAAT ATCCTCACTGACGAAGCAGCAGATTGTCTccaaggtggaggagcaggcagaggCCAGCCTGGGCGAGGCCATGATGTACACGCTGTTTGAGTGGGCCAaggagaaccaggagagccTCATGGAGGATCATCAGCCCGTCGTCACCGCTGTG ATCTCCAATGACACGACGGCgacagagggcaagaaaaaggagaaaaaggAACAGCtcacaaaatcacaaaaaagGAGGATAACTTGTAGGACGG ATAACAAGGGGGAAATGCCCCGAGGCTGGGACTGGTGTGACGTTATCaaggtatgttttttttttattttgtttctcccCTTTACTCCACTAGATGGCAATGGTTGA